The Paraburkholderia fungorum genome window below encodes:
- a CDS encoding alpha/beta fold hydrolase has protein sequence MTDFLKRFLGSAVLIGGLCAFQVSHAAPPQDLKGKNVVLVHGAFADGSSWEKVIPLLEARGLHVVAVQNPLSSLADDVAATKRVVDQQTGPVVLVGHSWAGVVISEAGNDDKVKSLVYVAAFAPDSGQSIDDMTKGMPAPVWASELQKDSAGYLTLSTQAVLADFAQDLPLPERRLIAATQGPWAAACIGEKVTTAAWHDKPSYFVVAAKDKMIDPNLQQSMAKNIGAHVTNVDTSHVAMLSQPKAVADTIIAAAQSAE, from the coding sequence ATGACTGATTTTCTGAAGAGATTCCTCGGCTCCGCAGTATTGATCGGTGGCCTGTGCGCATTTCAGGTTTCGCACGCGGCACCGCCACAGGATCTGAAGGGCAAGAATGTCGTGCTCGTGCATGGCGCATTCGCCGATGGTTCGAGCTGGGAGAAAGTGATTCCGCTGCTCGAAGCGCGCGGCCTTCATGTGGTCGCCGTGCAGAATCCGTTGAGTTCACTGGCAGACGACGTTGCCGCGACCAAACGCGTGGTCGATCAGCAGACCGGCCCTGTGGTTCTGGTCGGCCATTCCTGGGCGGGCGTGGTGATTAGCGAGGCGGGCAATGACGACAAGGTTAAGAGCCTCGTCTATGTCGCGGCGTTTGCACCCGATAGCGGACAGTCAATCGACGATATGACGAAGGGTATGCCTGCGCCCGTCTGGGCAAGCGAATTGCAAAAGGATTCCGCCGGCTATCTGACGCTTTCCACCCAAGCCGTGCTCGCCGATTTCGCGCAGGATCTGCCGCTGCCGGAGCGTCGCCTGATTGCCGCCACTCAAGGGCCGTGGGCCGCCGCGTGCATCGGCGAAAAAGTCACGACCGCTGCATGGCATGACAAGCCGTCTTATTTCGTAGTCGCAGCGAAGGACAAGATGATCGATCCGAACCTGCAACAGAGCATGGCCAAAAACATTGGCGCGCATGTCACGAATGTCGATACGAGTCACGTGGCGATGCTCAGCCAGCCCAAGGCCGTCGCCGATACGATTATTGCTGCTGCGCAATCCGCAGAGTAA
- a CDS encoding DUF4148 domain-containing protein — MKVTMLALALAACAMTGSAYAANPTANSIADTHAASFDSQNAPHAKTRAEVRQELVRAEKDGQLAALNKFYQGS; from the coding sequence ATGAAAGTAACGATGCTCGCTTTGGCATTGGCGGCCTGCGCGATGACTGGCTCCGCTTATGCAGCCAATCCGACAGCTAATTCTATTGCCGACACACACGCAGCCAGTTTCGACTCGCAAAACGCTCCGCACGCGAAAACGCGTGCCGAAGTTCGACAGGAACTCGTGCGCGCCGAGAAAGACGGTCAGCTCGCCGCGCTGAACAAGTTCTATCAAGGCAGTTAA
- a CDS encoding organic hydroperoxide resistance protein, whose amino-acid sequence MTQAEKVLYTGKTHTTGGRDGTARSSDGRLDVKLSSPGSAAPGTNPEQMLAAGWSACFIGAMGLAAQKLKVALPKETAVDAEIDLVTADGAYFLQARLNVSVPGVDSEVAQALVDAAHQTCPYSKATRGNIDVVITVV is encoded by the coding sequence ATGACCCAAGCTGAAAAAGTGCTGTACACCGGCAAGACCCACACCACCGGCGGACGCGATGGTACTGCGCGCAGTTCGGACGGCCGCCTCGACGTGAAGCTGTCCAGCCCCGGCTCGGCCGCGCCCGGCACCAACCCCGAACAGATGCTGGCGGCAGGCTGGTCGGCATGCTTCATCGGCGCAATGGGACTGGCCGCGCAGAAGCTGAAAGTCGCGTTGCCGAAAGAGACCGCTGTCGATGCCGAAATCGATCTTGTCACCGCCGACGGCGCGTACTTCCTGCAGGCTCGCCTGAACGTGAGCGTGCCGGGTGTCGATAGCGAAGTCGCCCAGGCACTCGTGGATGCCGCGCACCAGACCTGCCCGTACTCGAAGGCCACGCGCGGCAACATCGATGTGGTCATCACGGTCGTTTGA
- a CDS encoding RNA polymerase sigma factor, translating into MTTELPALLPPMLPRLWAFALRISGDRHDADDLVQRACLRALERAHQLQPGTAPLSWMFSIVQSTWINELRSRSVRNRIGMDWDDLFLETVADPAACTPEQQAMNRQIVQAVQRLPETQRRVMLLVGIEGLSYNEAAQTLGVPVGTIMSRLSRARQTIGALFDDRSRPVATRRRQ; encoded by the coding sequence ATGACAACAGAATTGCCGGCTCTGCTGCCGCCGATGCTTCCCCGGCTGTGGGCGTTCGCGCTGCGCATCTCAGGAGACCGGCACGACGCCGACGACCTCGTGCAGCGCGCGTGCCTGCGCGCACTCGAACGCGCGCATCAGTTGCAACCGGGAACTGCTCCGCTGAGCTGGATGTTCTCTATCGTGCAATCAACGTGGATCAACGAACTGCGCTCGCGAAGCGTGCGTAACCGAATCGGGATGGATTGGGACGACCTCTTTCTCGAAACGGTAGCCGACCCGGCTGCATGCACGCCCGAACAACAGGCAATGAACCGGCAGATTGTTCAGGCTGTGCAACGTCTGCCCGAAACCCAACGACGGGTGATGCTGCTGGTAGGAATCGAAGGACTCAGCTATAACGAAGCAGCTCAGACGCTCGGCGTGCCGGTGGGGACAATCATGAGCCGGCTTTCAAGGGCTCGACAGACCATCGGCGCGTTATTCGACGACCGCTCTCGCCCGGTAGCAACTCGCCGACGTCAATAA
- a CDS encoding RidA family protein → MSSHDVYAKLKELGIELPLAGVPAAAYVMSVQSGNMVYLSGHLAKRDGKVWGGKLGDTLSTEEGQAAARAAAIDLFATLHAQIGDLNRVTRIVKVMSLVNSTPDFVEQHLVTNGASDLIAQVFGENGKHARSAFGVAQIPLGACVEIEMTVEIAA, encoded by the coding sequence ATGAGCAGCCATGACGTTTACGCAAAACTGAAAGAACTTGGAATCGAATTGCCGTTGGCCGGCGTGCCGGCAGCAGCGTATGTGATGAGCGTACAGAGCGGCAATATGGTGTACCTGTCAGGACATCTGGCAAAAAGGGACGGCAAGGTATGGGGCGGCAAGCTCGGCGATACGCTGAGCACCGAAGAAGGCCAGGCCGCTGCACGCGCGGCCGCAATCGATCTGTTCGCTACCTTGCATGCGCAGATTGGCGACCTCAACCGTGTCACGCGGATCGTCAAGGTAATGAGCCTCGTCAACTCGACACCGGACTTCGTCGAACAACACCTCGTGACCAATGGCGCGTCGGACCTGATCGCCCAGGTGTTCGGCGAGAACGGCAAGCACGCGCGCTCGGCATTCGGCGTCGCGCAAATACCGCTTGGTGCATGCGTCGAAATTGAAATGACGGTTGAGATTGCGGCGTAA
- a CDS encoding amidase family protein, which yields MSELWRLSAVELATRVKTREVSAREAAESALQRLEAVNPMINAVVAHRPEWVLQQADDIDRAIARGEDPGPLAGVPVTTKINIDHAGFATTNGTRLQEDLIAEVSSPAVNNLQKAGAIMLGRTNSPTFALRWFTSNQVHGRTLNPRNPSITPGGSSGGGAAAVTAGIGQIALGTDIGGSVRYPAYACGVHGLRPTSGRVPAFNASSPERAIGAQLMSAAGPMARTIGDLRLGLLALAAPDLRDPWYMPMPLVGRDVPLRAALCLRPGGMQIAREVEDALRDAAQRLADAGWTIEEIDDTPSMRETALLQERLWLGDGFDALVDSVARDGDPGAQAVVNAARLKVKDLPADVISRSLVRRTTLLRQWRLFLDQYAVVLMPVSGELPFPDDLDQQGAAGFDRVWEAQLTMRALPAMGLPGLAVTTQLVNGVPVGVQIVAAHYREDLCLLAGEAIEARGVPVSPVDPGV from the coding sequence ATGAGTGAACTATGGCGATTGTCCGCAGTTGAACTGGCCACGCGTGTGAAGACCCGCGAAGTGTCCGCGCGCGAGGCGGCGGAGTCCGCGCTGCAGCGTCTGGAAGCCGTGAATCCGATGATCAACGCGGTGGTCGCGCATCGGCCCGAGTGGGTGTTGCAACAGGCGGACGACATCGATCGCGCAATCGCACGTGGCGAGGACCCGGGGCCGCTTGCGGGCGTGCCCGTCACCACCAAGATCAACATCGATCACGCCGGGTTTGCGACCACCAACGGTACGCGTCTGCAGGAAGACCTGATCGCGGAAGTCAGCAGCCCCGCCGTGAATAATCTGCAAAAAGCCGGCGCCATCATGCTCGGCCGCACCAATTCGCCGACCTTCGCTTTACGCTGGTTCACGTCGAATCAGGTTCACGGTCGCACGTTGAATCCGCGCAATCCGTCGATCACGCCCGGCGGCTCGTCGGGCGGCGGCGCAGCGGCGGTCACGGCGGGCATCGGGCAGATCGCGCTCGGCACCGATATCGGCGGCTCGGTGCGCTACCCGGCGTATGCGTGCGGTGTCCACGGACTGCGGCCGACGTCGGGGCGCGTGCCCGCGTTCAATGCGTCGTCGCCGGAGCGCGCGATCGGTGCGCAACTGATGTCGGCAGCGGGCCCGATGGCGCGCACGATCGGCGATCTGCGGCTCGGTCTTCTCGCGCTCGCCGCGCCCGATCTGCGCGACCCCTGGTATATGCCGATGCCCTTGGTGGGGCGCGACGTGCCGTTGCGTGCCGCACTCTGTTTGCGTCCGGGCGGCATGCAGATCGCCAGAGAAGTCGAGGATGCCTTGCGTGATGCTGCGCAACGCCTCGCCGACGCGGGCTGGACGATCGAGGAAATCGACGACACGCCGTCGATGCGCGAAACGGCGCTGTTGCAGGAACGGCTGTGGCTCGGCGACGGCTTCGACGCGCTGGTCGATTCGGTCGCGCGTGACGGCGATCCGGGTGCGCAGGCGGTCGTCAACGCGGCGCGTCTGAAGGTGAAGGATCTCCCCGCCGATGTCATCAGCCGTTCGCTGGTGCGGCGCACGACGTTGTTGCGTCAATGGCGTCTGTTCCTCGATCAGTATGCGGTCGTGTTGATGCCGGTATCCGGCGAGCTACCGTTTCCCGACGATCTCGATCAGCAAGGGGCGGCGGGCTTCGATCGCGTGTGGGAAGCGCAGCTCACGATGCGCGCGCTGCCGGCAATGGGGCTGCCCGGTCTCGCAGTGACGACGCAACTCGTCAACGGCGTGCCCGTGGGTGTTCAGATTGTCGCCGCGCATTATCGCGAGGATCTGTGCCTGCTCGCGGGCGAAGCGATCGAAGCGCGCGGTGTGCCGGTTTCTCCGGTCGATCCTGGCGTTTGA
- a CDS encoding epoxide hydrolase family protein, whose protein sequence is MTSSPFSPRRRQILATSAAVAAAGLIPGTLFAATGGEPIRPFKANVPEAALDDLRRRIAATRWPAKETVNDESQGVPLARMQALVDYWATDYDWRKGEAKLNALPMFMTEIDGLDIQFIHVRSRHKHAMPLIMTHGWPGSIFELIKVIAPLTDPTAHGGSADDAFHIVIPSLPGFGFSEQPKTTGWGSDHIARAWGELMARLGYTRFVSQGGDCGSVISHRMAMQKVKGLIGIHVNMPATVPPDIARSLSLGDPAPANLSPQEKAAYESLSVFYRDNCGYSSMMVTRPQTVGYALADSPVGQAAWMYDKISQWTYSGGVPERSLSRDEMLDDISLYWLTNSATSAAQIYWEDHSNNFNAVDISMPAAVTIFPGEIYRAPRSWTERAYHNLIYFNEVDKGGHFAAWEQPELFATEVRAAFRPLR, encoded by the coding sequence ATGACTTCATCACCGTTCTCGCCTCGCCGACGCCAGATTCTCGCGACCTCCGCCGCCGTGGCCGCAGCGGGATTGATCCCCGGCACGTTGTTCGCCGCAACCGGCGGCGAACCGATTCGCCCGTTCAAAGCCAACGTGCCCGAGGCCGCACTCGACGATCTGCGTCGGCGCATCGCGGCCACGCGCTGGCCCGCGAAAGAAACCGTCAACGACGAATCGCAAGGCGTGCCGCTGGCGCGAATGCAGGCGCTAGTCGATTACTGGGCCACCGACTACGACTGGCGTAAAGGCGAAGCGAAGCTCAACGCATTGCCGATGTTCATGACCGAAATCGACGGACTCGACATTCAGTTCATTCACGTGCGCTCACGCCATAAACACGCGATGCCGTTGATCATGACTCACGGCTGGCCTGGCTCGATCTTCGAATTGATCAAGGTTATCGCACCGCTCACCGATCCCACCGCACATGGCGGTAGCGCCGACGACGCGTTCCATATCGTCATCCCGTCGCTGCCTGGCTTCGGTTTTTCGGAGCAGCCGAAAACAACCGGCTGGGGCTCGGATCACATCGCGCGCGCGTGGGGCGAATTGATGGCGCGGCTTGGCTATACGCGTTTCGTGTCGCAAGGGGGCGATTGCGGCTCGGTGATTTCGCACCGCATGGCCATGCAGAAAGTGAAAGGCCTGATTGGCATTCACGTCAACATGCCTGCAACCGTGCCACCCGATATCGCCCGTTCGCTTTCACTCGGCGATCCCGCACCGGCTAACCTGTCGCCGCAAGAAAAAGCGGCGTACGAATCGCTGAGCGTGTTCTATCGGGACAACTGCGGTTACTCGTCGATGATGGTGACGCGCCCGCAAACGGTCGGCTACGCGCTCGCCGACTCGCCGGTCGGACAGGCCGCGTGGATGTACGACAAAATTTCGCAGTGGACATATAGCGGCGGCGTGCCGGAGCGTTCGCTGTCGCGCGACGAAATGCTCGACGATATTTCGCTGTACTGGCTCACGAACAGCGCGACATCGGCTGCACAGATTTACTGGGAAGATCATTCGAACAACTTCAACGCCGTCGATATTTCAATGCCCGCCGCGGTGACGATTTTCCCGGGCGAGATTTATCGCGCGCCGCGTAGCTGGACCGAACGCGCGTATCACAACCTCATTTATTTCAACGAGGTCGATAAAGGCGGTCACTTCGCCGCGTGGGAGCAACCGGAGCTTTTCGCTACTGAAGTTCGCGCGGCATTTCGTCCGCTGCGTTGA